The Blastococcus sp. HT6-4 genome window below encodes:
- a CDS encoding polyamine aminopropyltransferase: MTATAQGVSAAGPAAAGGGVRSRPLLLAAVAVCAACGLIYELVLLTLSASLTGGGITQTSLIVAGFVAALGAGALLVKPFLGHAAATFVAVEILLGVVGGLSAVTLYVSFSFYGTSSAVLLVGTAVIGVLVGAEVPLLMTLLQSGRSGVDARGSGSLLADLNAADYAGALLGGLAWPFLLLPLAGQIRGAAFTGVLNLLAAAVVATFLLRGELTPRARRTATAALLAAAAVLGVLLLRAEDIETTSRQRLYADPVVAAQRSDYQEVVLTERGDDVRLYLDGDLQFSSRDEHRYTEALVHPVLARDPERVLILGGGDGLAAREVLRHPTVGEVVQVELDPAVVDLARTRLAGLNAGALDDPRVEVVLDDAFRWLRSPAATGFDAVVVDMPDPDTPVLGRLYSTEFYGLVAAAVAPGGLVTVQAGSPYSTPTAFWRTIATLDSAGLAPTPYHVHVPSFGDWGFAVAQSGGTPPGLSLSPAAPPLRFLDDAVLQAAGVFPADRRPQRLEPSTLDRPRIVDDMRSGYVG; encoded by the coding sequence ATGACGGCGACGGCGCAGGGGGTGTCGGCGGCGGGTCCCGCCGCGGCGGGCGGCGGCGTGCGCTCGCGCCCCCTGCTGCTGGCCGCCGTCGCCGTCTGCGCGGCGTGCGGGCTGATCTACGAGCTGGTGCTGCTCACCCTGTCGGCGAGCCTCACCGGTGGCGGGATCACCCAGACCTCGCTGATCGTGGCGGGGTTCGTCGCGGCGCTCGGCGCGGGCGCGCTGCTGGTCAAGCCGTTCCTCGGGCACGCCGCCGCGACCTTCGTGGCGGTGGAGATCCTGCTCGGTGTCGTGGGCGGCCTGAGCGCCGTGACGCTCTACGTCTCGTTCTCCTTCTACGGGACCAGCAGCGCGGTCCTGCTGGTCGGCACGGCGGTGATCGGCGTCCTCGTGGGTGCCGAGGTGCCGCTGCTCATGACGCTGCTGCAGTCCGGGCGCAGCGGTGTCGACGCCCGCGGCTCGGGCTCGCTGCTCGCCGACCTCAACGCCGCCGACTACGCCGGCGCGCTGCTCGGCGGCCTGGCCTGGCCGTTCCTGCTGCTGCCGCTGGCCGGTCAGATCCGCGGCGCGGCTTTCACCGGGGTGCTCAACCTCCTGGCCGCCGCGGTCGTGGCCACCTTCCTCCTGCGCGGTGAGCTGACCCCCCGCGCCCGCCGCACGGCCACGGCGGCGCTACTGGCGGCGGCCGCCGTCCTCGGGGTGCTGCTCCTCCGGGCCGAGGACATCGAGACCACCTCCCGGCAGCGGCTCTACGCCGACCCGGTGGTGGCCGCGCAGCGCTCGGACTACCAGGAGGTCGTGCTCACCGAGCGCGGCGACGACGTCCGGCTGTACCTCGACGGCGACCTGCAGTTCTCCAGCCGGGACGAGCACCGCTACACGGAGGCGTTGGTCCACCCGGTGCTGGCCCGCGATCCGGAGCGGGTGCTGATCCTCGGCGGCGGGGACGGGCTGGCCGCGCGCGAGGTGCTCCGCCACCCGACGGTCGGCGAGGTCGTGCAGGTGGAGCTGGACCCGGCGGTCGTCGACCTGGCGCGGACGCGGCTGGCCGGGCTCAACGCCGGCGCGCTGGACGACCCCCGGGTCGAGGTGGTGCTGGACGACGCCTTCCGCTGGCTGCGCTCCCCGGCCGCGACCGGCTTCGACGCGGTGGTCGTGGACATGCCCGACCCGGACACCCCGGTGCTCGGCCGGCTCTACTCCACCGAGTTCTACGGGCTCGTCGCCGCGGCCGTGGCGCCCGGCGGGCTGGTCACGGTGCAGGCCGGCAGCCCCTACTCCACGCCCACGGCCTTCTGGCGGACGATCGCGACGCTGGACTCGGCCGGGCTGGCGCCCACGCCGTACCACGTGCACGTGCCGAGCTTCGGCGACTGGGGCTTCGCCGTCGCGCAGTCCGGCGGGACCCCGCCCGGCCTCTCCCTCTCCCCCGCGGCCCCGCCGCTGCGGTTCCTCGACGACGCGGTCCTGCAGGCCGCCGGGGTCTTCCCGGCCGACCGGCGGCCGCAGCGCCTGGAGCCCTCCACCCTCGACCGGCCGCGGATCGTCGACGACATGCGCAGCGGCTACGTCGGCTGA
- the cobA gene encoding uroporphyrinogen-III C-methyltransferase has product MRTVGIGLASGVSATEVLAAVDAVLPPGSGPVRLATLDSRVTEPGLVAAAERRGWPLTGHPAEALARVPVPSPSGAVAARVGTPSVAEAAALLGGGALVVGKTVHGRITVAVARRAADVPARPGTHDRGGPLTTDRAPEVLHPVGLRLAGRRVVVVGGGAAAHRGVAGVLAAGALVTVVSPEVTPALESLASSGRVTWQPRAYRAGDLNGAWLALAATGDADVDAAVARDAELGRIFCTRADQPELASAALPVTGRAGDLVVAVHGPDGPRAVGVRDAVVAGLGDGSLPVRAPEQPGGGSVVLVGGGPGDPGLITVRGRQALATADVVVADHLAPQALLASLPPEVEIIDAAKLPRGRSMAQERINELLVEHARAGRRVVRLKGGDPYVFGRGLEELQACTAAGIPVEVVPGITSAIAVPALAGIPVTHRGLTHEFVVVSGHLPPGHPQSLVDWPALGRLRGTVVVLMGVDTAPAIAAALVEHGRAPDTPVAVVADGSTATQHSVRTTLADLPRTLAEEGIRPPAVWVVGEVVAVAGSVAARR; this is encoded by the coding sequence ATGAGGACCGTGGGCATCGGGCTGGCCTCCGGCGTGAGCGCCACCGAGGTGCTGGCCGCCGTGGACGCCGTCCTCCCGCCCGGGAGCGGGCCGGTGCGGCTGGCCACCCTGGACAGCCGCGTCACCGAGCCGGGGCTCGTGGCGGCCGCCGAGCGCCGCGGCTGGCCGCTCACCGGCCATCCGGCCGAGGCGCTGGCCCGTGTCCCGGTGCCGTCGCCGTCCGGGGCGGTCGCGGCCCGCGTCGGCACCCCGTCGGTGGCCGAGGCCGCGGCGCTGCTCGGCGGTGGCGCGCTCGTCGTCGGCAAGACGGTGCACGGCCGGATCACCGTCGCCGTCGCCCGGCGGGCAGCCGACGTCCCGGCGCGGCCCGGCACCCACGACCGAGGAGGACCCCTGACCACCGACCGCGCTCCCGAGGTGCTGCACCCCGTCGGGCTCCGGCTGGCCGGCCGCCGCGTGGTCGTCGTCGGCGGCGGCGCGGCGGCGCACCGCGGGGTGGCCGGGGTGCTGGCGGCCGGCGCGCTCGTCACCGTCGTCAGCCCGGAGGTGACCCCGGCGCTGGAGTCGCTGGCGTCCTCGGGGCGGGTGACCTGGCAGCCGCGGGCGTACCGGGCCGGTGACCTGAACGGCGCCTGGTTGGCGCTGGCGGCGACCGGCGACGCGGACGTCGACGCGGCGGTCGCCCGGGACGCCGAGCTCGGCCGGATCTTCTGCACCCGGGCCGACCAACCGGAGCTGGCCAGCGCCGCCCTGCCGGTCACCGGCCGGGCCGGCGACCTCGTGGTCGCGGTGCACGGCCCGGACGGTCCCCGTGCGGTCGGTGTGCGGGACGCCGTCGTCGCGGGGCTCGGCGACGGCAGCCTGCCCGTCCGGGCCCCGGAGCAGCCGGGCGGCGGCAGCGTCGTCCTCGTGGGCGGTGGCCCCGGCGACCCCGGCCTGATCACCGTCCGCGGCCGGCAGGCCCTGGCCACCGCCGACGTCGTCGTCGCCGACCACCTCGCCCCCCAGGCCCTGCTCGCCTCCCTGCCCCCCGAGGTCGAGATCATCGACGCCGCCAAACTCCCCCGCGGCCGCTCCATGGCCCAGGAACGCATCAACGAACTCCTCGTCGAACACGCCCGCGCCGGCCGCCGCGTCGTCCGCCTCAAGGGCGGAGACCCCTACGTCTTCGGCCGCGGCCTCGAAGAACTCCAGGCCTGCACCGCCGCCGGCATCCCCGTCGAGGTCGTCCCCGGCATCACCAGCGCCATCGCCGTCCCCGCCCTGGCCGGCATCCCCGTCACCCACCGCGGCCTCACCCACGAGTTCGTCGTCGTCTCCGGCCACCTCCCACCCGGCCACCCCCAGTCCCTCGTCGACTGGCCCGCCCTGGGCCGGCTGCGCGGCACCGTCGTCGTCCTCATGGGCGTCGACACCGCCCCCGCCATCGCCGCGGCACTGGTGGAACACGGCCGCGCCCCCGACACCCCCGTCGCCGTCGTCGCCGACGGCTCCACCGCCACCCAGCACTCCGTCCGCACCACCCTCGCCGACCTCCCCCGCACCCTCGCCGAGGAAGGCATCCGCCCCCCGGCCGTCTGGGTCGTCGGCGAGGTCGTGGCCGTGGCCGGATCGGTCGCGGCGCGTCGATGA
- a CDS encoding DUF4247 domain-containing protein produces MSRMVALALAAVLLLTSCGTGTRIRAFLDDTYERTEIVGDAAVYASPDPVGTTTAAITDAVPPAERQADGGNEYLRYDDDIVIVSAAANGSTVRVEDLDERYRSGFFAFLGPGFRPGSPVGTGGSGGPGDAK; encoded by the coding sequence ATGTCCCGGATGGTGGCCCTCGCACTGGCCGCCGTCCTGCTCCTGACCAGCTGCGGGACCGGTACCCGCATCCGCGCCTTCCTCGACGACACCTACGAGCGGACCGAGATCGTCGGCGACGCCGCGGTCTACGCCTCGCCCGATCCGGTGGGCACCACGACCGCGGCCATCACCGACGCCGTCCCCCCGGCGGAACGGCAGGCCGACGGCGGGAACGAGTACCTGCGCTACGACGACGACATCGTGATCGTCAGCGCCGCAGCGAACGGCAGCACCGTGCGCGTCGAGGACCTCGACGAGCGGTACCGCAGCGGCTTCTTCGCCTTCCTCGGGCCGGGCTTCCGGCCGGGCTCCCCCGTCGGCACGGGCGGCAGCGGCGGTCCCGGGGACGCCAAGTGA
- a CDS encoding MFS transporter has protein sequence MRVGTRGDLPREVKVLAVIAFVVALGFGIVAPAIPLFARSFGVGTTAVGLAVSAFAFFRFVSAFSGGTLVERFGERLVLASGLVIVAVTTGVAGLAGSFPLFLGLRAAGGIGSAMFTVAALSLLLRVAPPSHRGRAAATWQGGFILGGIAGPAAGGLLAELSPRLPFFLYAGFLLVAGGVGMLMLRSAEPDPAAPDPDDTAGPDLSAGPVRLATALRSRVYLAALVANFGVGWVLFGVRNSLVPLYVTEELGRTVAWAGAGLLAGSAAQALGLLRSGRLVDGWGRRPSLILGAALATGSMAILILPPAIAAFLVSMALFGLAASLLASAPAALVGDISSGRGGRVVAVFQMSADLGAIAGPLVAGWLTDVAGFQVAFAVSTGVLAAGLAGGLLMPRQADRTAASATSPV, from the coding sequence GTGCGGGTCGGGACACGGGGAGACCTCCCCCGCGAGGTCAAGGTCCTGGCGGTCATCGCCTTCGTCGTCGCCCTGGGCTTCGGCATCGTGGCCCCGGCGATCCCGCTGTTCGCCCGGTCGTTCGGCGTCGGGACCACGGCCGTCGGGTTGGCGGTGAGCGCCTTCGCCTTCTTCCGCTTCGTCTCGGCGTTCAGCGGCGGCACGCTGGTCGAGCGGTTCGGCGAGCGCCTGGTGCTCGCCTCCGGGCTGGTGATCGTCGCCGTCACCACCGGTGTGGCCGGGCTGGCCGGCTCGTTCCCGCTCTTCCTCGGGCTCCGCGCGGCCGGGGGCATCGGCAGCGCCATGTTCACCGTGGCCGCGCTCTCCCTCCTGCTGCGGGTCGCACCCCCGTCGCACCGGGGCCGGGCCGCCGCGACCTGGCAGGGCGGCTTCATCCTCGGGGGCATCGCGGGCCCGGCCGCCGGCGGGCTGCTGGCCGAGCTCTCCCCCCGGCTGCCGTTCTTCCTCTACGCCGGCTTCCTGCTGGTGGCCGGCGGCGTGGGCATGCTGATGCTGCGCTCGGCCGAGCCGGACCCCGCCGCCCCCGACCCGGACGACACGGCCGGCCCCGACCTGAGCGCCGGGCCGGTGCGGCTGGCCACCGCGCTGCGCTCCCGGGTCTACCTGGCCGCGCTGGTGGCCAACTTCGGCGTCGGGTGGGTGCTCTTCGGCGTCCGCAACTCGCTCGTGCCGCTGTACGTGACCGAGGAGCTCGGCCGGACGGTCGCCTGGGCCGGCGCCGGCCTGCTCGCCGGGTCGGCCGCGCAGGCGCTCGGCCTGCTGCGCTCGGGCCGGCTGGTCGACGGCTGGGGACGGCGGCCCTCGCTGATCCTGGGCGCCGCGCTGGCCACTGGTTCGATGGCGATCCTGATCCTGCCGCCGGCCATCGCCGCGTTCCTGGTGTCCATGGCGCTCTTCGGGCTCGCCGCGTCGCTGCTCGCCAGCGCCCCGGCGGCGCTGGTCGGCGACATCAGCTCCGGGCGCGGCGGGCGCGTCGTGGCGGTGTTCCAGATGTCGGCCGACCTCGGCGCCATCGCGGGGCCCCTGGTCGCCGGCTGGCTGACCGACGTCGCCGGCTTCCAGGTGGCGTTCGCGGTGAGCACCGGCGTCCTCGCGGCGGGCCTCGCCGGCGGCCTGCTGATGCCCCGGCAGGCGGACCGCACGGCCGCCAGCGCGACCTCCCCCGTCTGA
- a CDS encoding C40 family peptidase, with amino-acid sequence MASSLSPAHRRITGRRTLLALVAVGGVVLTPLPATAAPEPETSQEAAALVAARAHDLEVLAERFNETREHLAAARLAAEQATEELAAAEAALAAAREQVRTVARSAYTGSRLGAIEAMLTSESAADMVDRVGLLGTIADHNNGVLGEARAAGEDADRAQAAADRAAADAEAQVDRVTAQRALLDEQIAVYQAQYDRLSAEEQRASRAEAERHAAEVERHAAEAAAAAAAPAEDTPADDAPAQAAVPRAAPAPAPAPAPRAAPAPAPAPAPARAAAPAPTPAPAPAPPPAPAPAPAPAPVAGGSGAAQTAVSTALAQVGDPYVWAAAGPNAFDCSGLVQYAYAAAGIRLPHSSRMQSTMGTPVSRSALQPGDLLFFYSPVSHVGIYVGNGQMVHASTSGVPVKVASIDSMGNFTSARRIAG; translated from the coding sequence ATGGCGAGTTCGCTCAGCCCTGCCCACCGACGGATCACCGGCCGCCGGACCCTCCTGGCCCTCGTCGCCGTCGGCGGCGTCGTCCTGACGCCGCTCCCCGCGACCGCCGCTCCCGAGCCGGAGACCTCGCAGGAGGCCGCCGCGCTGGTCGCCGCCCGCGCCCACGACCTGGAGGTCCTCGCCGAGCGGTTCAACGAGACGCGGGAGCACCTGGCGGCCGCCCGGCTGGCCGCCGAACAGGCCACCGAGGAGCTCGCCGCCGCCGAGGCCGCGCTCGCGGCGGCCCGTGAGCAGGTCCGCACGGTGGCCCGCAGCGCCTACACCGGGTCCCGGCTCGGTGCGATCGAGGCGATGCTCACCAGCGAGTCCGCCGCGGACATGGTCGACCGGGTCGGCCTCCTCGGCACGATCGCCGACCACAACAACGGCGTGCTGGGCGAGGCCCGGGCGGCCGGTGAGGACGCCGACCGGGCGCAGGCCGCCGCCGACCGGGCCGCAGCGGACGCCGAAGCGCAGGTCGACCGGGTCACGGCCCAGCGGGCGCTGCTGGACGAGCAGATCGCCGTGTACCAGGCTCAGTACGACCGGCTCAGCGCCGAGGAGCAGCGCGCGTCCCGTGCCGAGGCCGAGCGGCACGCGGCCGAGGTCGAGCGGCACGCGGCCGAGGCGGCGGCGGCTGCCGCCGCGCCGGCGGAGGACACACCGGCGGACGACGCACCGGCCCAGGCGGCCGTACCCCGTGCGGCTCCGGCACCCGCCCCGGCGCCCGCACCCCGCGCGGCTCCCGCACCCGCACCCGCACCCGCTCCTGCGCGCGCTGCGGCACCCGCACCCACGCCCGCGCCGGCTCCCGCACCGCCTCCGGCGCCCGCTCCCGCACCGGCGCCTGCCCCGGTCGCCGGCGGCAGCGGCGCCGCCCAGACGGCGGTGAGCACGGCGCTGGCCCAGGTGGGTGACCCCTACGTCTGGGCGGCGGCCGGGCCGAACGCGTTCGACTGCTCCGGCCTGGTGCAGTACGCCTACGCCGCGGCCGGCATCAGGCTGCCGCACTCGAGCCGGATGCAGTCGACGATGGGCACCCCGGTGTCCCGGTCGGCCCTGCAGCCCGGTGACCTGCTGTTCTTCTACAGCCCGGTGAGCCACGTCGGCATCTACGTCGGCAACGGGCAGATGGTGCACGCCTCCACCAGCGGCGTGCCGGTGAAGGTCGCCTCGATCGACTCGATGGGCAACTTCACCAGCGCCCGGCGGATCGCCGGCTGA
- a CDS encoding ABC transporter permease has translation MSAASVVTDATDTAAVRRAIASTARPPRPGPLSAALTFGWRGMLKVKHVPEQLLDVTVTPVMFVLMFTYLFGGAIAGSTSAYLDYLLPGILVMSVLFTTVYSGVSLNTDVTKGVVDRFRSLPIWRPAPLLGALLGDSVRYVLAGTVIIVLGVILGFRPEGGAAGAVSALALVVVFSFGLSWVFSVLGLLLRSPNAVMNAGFMGIFPLTFLSNVFVPPTTLPGPLAAFVDVNPISILATASRSLMAGEPDVGAVVVSLAVAALLAAVFLPLTTRLYRSR, from the coding sequence ATGAGCGCCGCCTCCGTCGTCACCGACGCCACCGACACCGCCGCCGTCCGCCGGGCGATCGCTTCCACGGCCCGGCCTCCGCGGCCGGGCCCGCTGTCGGCGGCCCTCACCTTCGGTTGGCGCGGGATGCTCAAGGTCAAGCACGTGCCCGAGCAGCTGCTCGACGTCACGGTGACCCCGGTGATGTTCGTGCTGATGTTCACGTACCTGTTCGGTGGGGCGATCGCCGGCTCGACCAGCGCCTACCTGGACTACCTGCTGCCCGGCATCCTCGTGATGTCGGTGCTGTTCACCACCGTCTACTCGGGGGTGTCGCTGAACACCGACGTGACCAAGGGCGTCGTCGACCGGTTCCGCTCGCTGCCGATCTGGCGGCCGGCGCCGTTGCTGGGCGCCCTGCTGGGCGACAGCGTCCGCTACGTGCTGGCCGGCACGGTGATCATCGTGCTCGGGGTGATCCTCGGCTTCCGGCCCGAGGGTGGCGCAGCGGGGGCGGTGTCGGCCCTCGCGCTGGTCGTGGTGTTCTCGTTCGGGCTCTCGTGGGTGTTCTCGGTCCTGGGGCTGCTGCTGCGGAGCCCGAACGCGGTCATGAACGCCGGTTTCATGGGCATCTTCCCGCTGACGTTCCTGTCCAACGTCTTCGTCCCGCCCACCACGCTGCCCGGGCCGCTGGCCGCGTTCGTCGACGTCAACCCGATCTCGATCCTGGCGACGGCGTCGCGGTCGCTCATGGCGGGGGAGCCCGACGTCGGGGCCGTCGTCGTCTCCCTGGCCGTGGCCGCGCTGCTGGCCGCGGTGTTCCTCCCGCTGACCACCCGGCTCTACCGGAGCCGCTGA
- a CDS encoding DUF350 domain-containing protein, with protein sequence MSTTYQAVEFGYVDADLLIQGVVGTLLFFVIGVGVLALGFLALDLITPGNLRTQVYLDHNPNAAILLGANHLALAIIVVTAIMTSADNLGQGLVDTAVYGLIGVLLQALALRVLDAVIPADLRSLVNQPRMRGSAWAIGISLVAIGAVNAAALS encoded by the coding sequence GTGAGCACGACCTACCAGGCCGTGGAGTTCGGCTACGTCGACGCCGACCTGCTGATCCAGGGCGTCGTCGGGACGCTGCTGTTCTTCGTCATCGGGGTGGGCGTGCTCGCCCTCGGGTTCCTCGCGCTCGACCTCATCACCCCGGGGAACCTCCGCACGCAGGTCTACCTCGACCACAACCCGAACGCGGCGATCCTGCTCGGCGCCAACCACCTCGCGCTGGCGATCATCGTGGTGACGGCGATCATGACCAGCGCCGACAACCTGGGCCAGGGGCTGGTGGACACGGCGGTCTACGGCCTGATCGGCGTGCTGCTGCAGGCCCTGGCGCTCCGGGTGCTGGACGCGGTCATCCCCGCCGACCTGCGCTCCCTGGTGAACCAGCCGCGGATGCGTGGCTCGGCGTGGGCGATCGGCATCAGCCTGGTGGCGATCGGCGCCGTGAACGCCGCCGCGCTGTCCTGA
- a CDS encoding ATP-binding cassette domain-containing protein, protein MPPQAPLAIEATALVKSFGGTTAVAGIDLAVPAGVIYGVLGPNGAGKTTTIRMLATLIRPDSGSARVLGHDVVTESDAVRDLVSLTGQLASVDEELTGRENLVLLGRLLGMRRPAARARADELLDAFGISAAAGKLVKHYSGGMRRRLDIAASIVVTPRLMFLDEPTTGLDPRSRNQVWEIVRALVAGGTTILLCTQYLEEADQLADGIAVIDHGRVIAEGTPGQLKASVGTGALHVRLLDPARRPEAAAVLERAVGTTVLEPDPAALSAQCPDSAQAAVGVGELARTGIGLAHFSLDQPSLDEVFLALTGRPAEDPPGAAPTLEEQPS, encoded by the coding sequence ATGCCCCCGCAGGCACCCCTGGCCATCGAGGCCACCGCCCTGGTCAAGTCGTTCGGGGGGACGACGGCCGTCGCCGGCATCGACCTCGCCGTCCCCGCCGGCGTCATCTACGGGGTGCTCGGCCCCAACGGTGCGGGCAAGACCACGACCATCCGGATGCTGGCCACGCTGATCCGGCCGGACTCGGGCAGCGCCCGGGTGCTGGGGCACGACGTCGTCACCGAGTCCGACGCCGTCCGTGACCTGGTGAGCCTCACCGGGCAGCTGGCCTCGGTGGACGAGGAGCTCACCGGCCGGGAGAACCTGGTGCTGCTCGGCCGGCTGCTGGGCATGCGCCGGCCCGCGGCGCGCGCCCGCGCGGACGAGCTGCTCGACGCGTTCGGCATCTCCGCCGCCGCGGGCAAGCTGGTCAAGCACTACTCCGGTGGCATGCGGCGCCGTCTGGACATCGCCGCGAGCATCGTCGTCACCCCGCGGCTCATGTTCCTGGACGAGCCGACCACCGGCCTCGACCCGCGGTCGCGCAACCAGGTGTGGGAGATCGTCCGCGCTCTCGTCGCCGGGGGCACGACGATCCTGCTCTGCACCCAGTACCTGGAGGAGGCCGACCAGCTGGCCGACGGCATCGCGGTCATCGACCACGGGCGGGTCATCGCCGAGGGGACCCCCGGTCAGCTCAAGGCCTCGGTCGGCACCGGCGCGCTGCACGTCCGGCTGCTCGACCCGGCCCGGCGGCCGGAGGCCGCGGCCGTCCTCGAACGCGCGGTGGGGACCACGGTGCTGGAACCCGACCCGGCGGCGCTGTCGGCGCAGTGCCCGGACTCCGCGCAGGCGGCCGTCGGTGTCGGTGAGCTGGCCCGGACCGGCATCGGCCTCGCCCACTTCTCGCTCGACCAGCCCAGCCTGGACGAGGTCTTCCTGGCCCTGACCGGCCGCCCGGCCGAGGACCCGCCCGGTGCCGCCCCGACCCTCGAGGAGCAGCCGTCATGA
- a CDS encoding DUF4178 domain-containing protein: MSDVLLVLLIVFLVAVAILAAVVLVLRRRNLAKAAAPRPRVDPLADEPDVYDPHSIGVGDVITYAGVDHVVRGTIVLEEGGMTWREHLLDGSTGRRWLTVEDDEGDLEMTLWMRREGTNLTPDGDVILDDRVHRQIERGRAAYTAEGTTGTPPSGTMEYADYATADKTGQIAFERWAPTQSWEVSTGRTVSRGELTVYHRTPEA; this comes from the coding sequence ATGTCCGACGTGCTCCTCGTCCTGCTGATCGTCTTCCTGGTGGCCGTCGCGATCCTGGCTGCGGTCGTCCTCGTGCTGCGCCGCCGCAACCTGGCGAAGGCCGCCGCCCCGCGGCCCCGTGTCGACCCGCTGGCCGACGAGCCCGACGTCTACGACCCGCACTCGATCGGGGTCGGCGACGTGATCACCTACGCGGGCGTCGACCACGTCGTCCGCGGCACCATCGTGCTCGAGGAGGGCGGGATGACCTGGCGCGAGCACCTGCTCGACGGGTCGACCGGCCGGCGGTGGCTCACGGTCGAGGACGACGAGGGCGACCTCGAGATGACGCTCTGGATGCGCCGGGAGGGCACGAACCTGACCCCGGACGGCGACGTGATCCTCGACGACCGGGTGCACCGCCAGATCGAGCGCGGCCGGGCCGCCTACACCGCCGAGGGCACGACCGGCACGCCGCCGAGCGGCACCATGGAGTACGCCGACTACGCGACGGCCGACAAGACCGGGCAGATCGCGTTCGAGCGGTGGGCCCCCACGCAGTCGTGGGAGGTCTCCACCGGGCGCACCGTCAGCCGGGGCGAGCTGACCGTCTACCACCGGACGCCCGAGGCATGA
- a CDS encoding DUF2617 family protein yields MTLHLLDVEPRDVAAGALGLLLGGPAPEPLARLRLTDAHGGSLILGVLGASHVVTARARGEECTEEVSCDAIGAGGAPLPPALRSGGYGFSSAVTRTNRLELDATADGLRARAARDTAWLCGAFPGSGSALTAMTADPLPDGGWAWRTWHLYPAGDTGEVVTTQTRWTP; encoded by the coding sequence ATGACCCTGCACCTGCTGGACGTCGAGCCGCGGGACGTCGCCGCCGGCGCTCTCGGCCTGCTCCTCGGCGGCCCGGCGCCCGAGCCGCTCGCGCGGCTGCGGCTGACCGACGCGCACGGCGGGTCGCTGATCCTCGGTGTGCTCGGCGCCTCGCACGTGGTGACGGCGCGGGCCCGCGGGGAGGAGTGCACCGAGGAGGTCTCCTGCGACGCGATCGGGGCGGGCGGCGCCCCCCTGCCCCCGGCCCTGCGGTCCGGCGGCTACGGCTTCTCCTCCGCGGTCACCCGCACGAACCGGCTCGAGCTGGACGCCACCGCCGACGGGCTGCGCGCGCGGGCGGCGCGGGACACGGCGTGGCTCTGCGGCGCCTTCCCCGGCTCGGGCAGCGCACTCACCGCCATGACCGCGGACCCGCTCCCCGACGGGGGCTGGGCCTGGCGGACCTGGCACCTCTACCCCGCCGGCGACACCGGCGAGGTCGTCACGACACAGACCAGGTGGACGCCGTGA